From the Nonlabens marinus S1-08 genome, one window contains:
- a CDS encoding TonB-dependent receptor, with translation MTILFYKKACSQLLFFSLFILSTQVLFAHTITGYVVDENNKPLKDVYVMHLKSGTHTHTNSKGFFTIDQVEEGDELRFSKLGYAAFAKAITEESEVLQIVLLEASIDLQAVTITNELDVLNTITQADLEVNPVTSTQEVLRTVPGLFIGQHAGGGKAEQLFLRGFDIDHGTDVAISVDGMPVNMVSHAHGQGYADLHFVIPETIENISYGKGSYDKSIGNFATAGHVDFRTRDVIRENVINAEIGDFNYQRYVGLVQVLDNANTSAYIATEYLTFDGPFDSPQNFDRVNLFGKLNYISDAGNELGVSISHFDSEWDASGQIPQRAVDRGLIGRFGAIDDTEGGETSRTSVNINYDMALSDNEQFSTHLYYSKYDFLLFSNFTFFLEDPVNGDQIKQQESRDLAGFDAAYTYRTSLSDYKLDLTAGLRLRNDRTEGSELSRTLNRRTTLENIQLGDINETNTSGFVGATWYVNDFLIDAGLRLEHFKFTYKDALSTLYDTQAQSETALLPKLNFNYRVSENFQLYFKNGVGFHSNDTRVVLQQTADDILPKSYGSDLGFVWKPTNRMIVNTALWYLFLEQEFVYVGDAGIVEPSGETERFGFDVSLRYQLSKHLFLDTDVNYAHARAINEPDGQDLIPLAPKFTSTGGLSLKDWNRFNAGIRYRYIGDRPANEDNSIVAEGYFVSDLNVNYDVTDHLRAGFAVQNLFDVEWNETQFATESRLQNETASVEEIHFTPGTPFFIRGILQYRF, from the coding sequence ATGACAATTCTCTTTTATAAAAAAGCTTGTTCGCAGCTTTTATTCTTCTCGCTATTCATTTTAAGTACTCAGGTTTTATTTGCCCATACCATTACCGGTTATGTGGTGGATGAAAATAACAAGCCATTAAAGGATGTTTATGTGATGCACCTGAAATCAGGAACCCACACCCATACGAATAGTAAAGGCTTTTTTACCATTGATCAGGTAGAGGAAGGTGATGAATTGAGGTTCTCAAAGTTGGGTTATGCCGCTTTCGCGAAAGCGATAACAGAAGAGTCTGAAGTGCTTCAAATTGTATTATTGGAAGCATCCATTGACTTGCAAGCTGTTACCATCACTAACGAGTTAGACGTCCTCAATACCATCACTCAAGCCGATCTGGAAGTGAACCCAGTAACCTCTACTCAAGAAGTGCTGCGCACAGTGCCTGGACTATTTATAGGTCAACATGCGGGTGGCGGTAAAGCCGAACAATTATTTTTAAGAGGTTTTGACATCGATCACGGGACTGATGTGGCGATAAGTGTGGATGGAATGCCTGTCAATATGGTATCGCATGCGCATGGTCAAGGATATGCAGATCTACATTTTGTCATTCCAGAAACTATTGAGAATATCTCTTATGGGAAAGGAAGCTATGATAAATCCATTGGTAATTTTGCCACTGCAGGTCATGTAGATTTTCGCACAAGAGATGTTATTCGTGAAAATGTCATAAATGCTGAAATTGGGGACTTTAATTACCAGCGATATGTAGGGCTAGTGCAAGTACTGGACAACGCAAACACCAGCGCTTACATAGCAACAGAGTACTTGACATTTGATGGTCCGTTTGACAGTCCGCAAAATTTTGATAGGGTAAACTTATTCGGGAAGCTGAATTATATATCAGATGCTGGGAATGAATTGGGTGTGAGTATTTCTCATTTTGATAGTGAGTGGGATGCTAGCGGCCAAATCCCGCAGCGTGCCGTGGATAGAGGCTTGATCGGGAGATTTGGAGCAATTGATGATACGGAAGGTGGCGAGACCTCAAGAACCAGCGTGAACATCAATTACGATATGGCTTTGAGCGATAACGAGCAGTTCAGTACACATTTGTATTATTCTAAGTATGATTTCCTGCTATTCTCTAACTTTACCTTTTTCCTCGAAGATCCGGTAAATGGCGATCAAATCAAGCAACAAGAATCTCGTGATTTAGCTGGTTTTGACGCGGCGTACACGTATAGGACTAGCTTGTCAGATTACAAGCTCGACCTGACTGCTGGACTCAGATTGCGTAATGATCGTACTGAGGGCAGTGAGCTATCCAGAACTTTGAACAGGAGAACCACACTTGAAAACATTCAGCTAGGGGATATTAATGAAACGAATACGTCTGGGTTTGTAGGAGCCACCTGGTATGTAAACGACTTCTTGATTGATGCAGGATTGAGGTTAGAGCACTTCAAGTTTACCTATAAGGACGCCCTTAGTACCTTGTACGACACGCAAGCTCAATCAGAAACGGCACTGTTACCTAAGTTGAATTTTAATTACAGAGTCTCAGAAAACTTCCAGTTGTATTTCAAAAATGGAGTGGGCTTTCACAGTAATGACACTCGGGTGGTCTTACAGCAAACAGCAGACGATATCTTACCCAAATCATATGGCTCAGATTTAGGTTTTGTATGGAAGCCTACCAACCGCATGATTGTAAACACAGCACTTTGGTACTTATTTCTGGAGCAAGAATTTGTGTATGTTGGAGATGCTGGAATTGTAGAACCTAGCGGTGAAACAGAGCGTTTTGGATTTGATGTGAGCTTACGCTACCAGCTTTCCAAACACTTGTTTTTAGATACAGATGTAAACTACGCACACGCTAGAGCAATTAACGAGCCCGATGGCCAAGACTTAATACCATTAGCACCTAAGTTTACATCTACAGGAGGTTTGAGCTTGAAAGACTGGAACCGTTTCAATGCAGGAATCAGATACCGATACATTGGAGACCGCCCAGCAAATGAAGACAACAGCATTGTTGCAGAAGGATATTTTGTTTCAGACCTCAATGTCAATTATGATGTCACAGATCATTTGCGAGCAGGATTTGCTGTTCAAAACCTATTTGATGTAGAATGGAATGAAACCCAGTTTGCCACTGAATCTAGATTGCAAAATGAAACAGCGTCAGTAGAAGAAATTCATTTCACTCCAGGAACTCCTTTTTTTATTAGAGGAATCCTGCAGTATAGATTTTAA
- the lpdA gene encoding dihydrolipoyl dehydrogenase — MSTYDVAVIGSGPGGYVAAIRCAQLGMKTAIIEKYDTLGGTCLNVGCIPSKALLDSSHHYEDATKHFEGHGIEIPGDIKINFEKMIARKASVVSQTCDGVAYLMKKNEIDVFTGMGSFVDATHIKIDGEKEQTIEAKNIIVATGSKPASLPFITLDKERVITSTEALKLKEIPKHMIVIGGGVIGLELGQVYRRLGAEVTVIEYLDRIAPAMDSSLSKELMKVMKKQGVKFQLSHAVNKVERNGDEVTVTAKNKKGEEVEFKGDYVLVSVGRRPYTDKLNATAAGIKINERGQVEVDEHMRTNVDNIYAIGDVVRGIMLAHKAEEEGVFVAETIAGQKPHVNYNLIPNVIYTWPEVASVGKTEEELKEAGVEYKSGQFPMRALGRSRASGDTDGLIKILADKETDEVLGVHMVGARVADLIAEAVTAMEFRASSEDIARMSHAHPTYAEAVKEAALAATGDRAIHI; from the coding sequence ATGAGTACATACGATGTTGCAGTAATTGGTTCAGGACCTGGTGGCTATGTAGCCGCAATACGCTGTGCACAATTAGGCATGAAAACCGCCATTATAGAGAAATACGATACCCTAGGGGGAACTTGTCTTAATGTAGGTTGCATTCCTTCCAAAGCATTGTTGGATTCTTCTCATCACTATGAAGATGCGACGAAACATTTTGAAGGACACGGTATTGAAATCCCTGGAGATATCAAAATCAATTTTGAAAAAATGATTGCTCGCAAAGCAAGTGTGGTTTCACAAACTTGCGATGGGGTGGCTTATTTGATGAAGAAAAATGAGATCGATGTGTTCACAGGGATGGGGTCTTTTGTAGATGCCACTCATATCAAGATCGATGGAGAGAAGGAACAAACCATAGAAGCTAAAAACATCATAGTAGCCACCGGTTCAAAGCCTGCAAGCCTACCCTTCATAACATTAGACAAAGAACGTGTTATCACATCTACCGAAGCCTTGAAACTTAAGGAAATACCTAAGCACATGATCGTGATAGGTGGTGGAGTAATAGGTCTAGAACTAGGTCAAGTGTACCGCCGTCTAGGTGCTGAGGTTACTGTAATTGAATACCTAGACCGCATTGCGCCAGCTATGGACAGCTCACTTTCTAAGGAATTGATGAAAGTCATGAAAAAGCAAGGTGTGAAATTCCAGCTTTCTCATGCGGTGAATAAGGTAGAGCGCAACGGTGATGAGGTTACTGTAACAGCTAAGAATAAAAAGGGTGAAGAAGTTGAATTTAAAGGAGATTACGTACTTGTTTCTGTAGGTCGTCGTCCTTATACAGATAAGTTAAATGCTACCGCTGCTGGAATCAAGATCAACGAGCGTGGTCAAGTGGAAGTGGATGAGCACATGAGAACTAACGTTGACAACATTTACGCTATAGGTGATGTGGTTCGTGGCATTATGCTAGCTCACAAAGCTGAGGAAGAAGGTGTTTTTGTAGCAGAAACTATTGCTGGTCAAAAGCCTCACGTAAACTATAACCTCATTCCTAATGTGATATACACTTGGCCAGAGGTGGCCAGTGTTGGTAAAACTGAGGAAGAATTGAAAGAAGCTGGTGTGGAGTACAAATCAGGACAATTCCCTATGAGAGCGCTAGGTCGATCTAGAGCTTCAGGAGATACAGACGGATTGATCAAAATTCTTGCCGATAAGGAAACGGACGAAGTCCTAGGAGTTCACATGGTAGGAGCACGAGTAGCAGACTTGATTGCTGAAGCAGTTACTGCCATGGAATTTAGAGCAAGCTCTGAAGATATCGCAAGAATGTCCCACGCACACCCAACTTATGCAGAGGCGGTTAAAGAAGCAGCCCTAGCAGCAACTGGTGATCGCGCAATTCACATCTAA
- a CDS encoding NAD(P)/FAD-dependent oxidoreductase, which yields MQIPTSPHPRIVIVGGGFGGVTLSRKLTEHKFQVVLLDRHNYHTFQPLLYQVATSGLEPDSIAFPLRSIVDENQDYLFRLTEVEQVNIKENYVTTSIGDISYDHLIIATGTKTNFFGNDQIEKNALSMKSVPESLDIRSLMLQNLEKATITDDPKEQQKLMRIIMSGAGPTGVELSGAFAEFKNGVLENDYPDLNPDFMEIHLLDGEDRVLSAFSKKASAKAEKYLKELGVQIHLNELVTDYNDDIVSTKSGMELETATFIWSAGVTGAHPKGFSETAISEKGNRLIVDRFNKVKGTDNVYAVGDIAQMKTDDFPHGHPQVAQPAIQQGKNLAKNLIRMSEGKEMKPFSYFDKGSMATVGRNRAVADIGKFTLGGFMAWFAWLGVHLYFLVGVRNRIVVFLNWTYNYFNFDRAARLIIRPYKKSNQEPKPVSEIADS from the coding sequence ATCGGCACAACTACCACACCTTTCAACCACTATTGTATCAAGTGGCCACCAGCGGCTTAGAACCTGACTCTATCGCGTTTCCTTTGCGAAGTATTGTAGATGAAAATCAGGATTATTTATTCCGCTTGACGGAAGTGGAGCAGGTGAACATAAAAGAAAATTATGTAACCACCAGCATCGGCGATATCTCTTACGATCATTTGATTATTGCTACCGGGACTAAAACGAATTTCTTCGGGAATGATCAGATTGAAAAAAATGCCCTGTCCATGAAGTCTGTTCCAGAATCACTGGACATACGTAGCTTGATGCTTCAAAACCTAGAAAAAGCCACCATTACAGATGACCCTAAGGAGCAGCAAAAGCTCATGCGCATCATTATGTCTGGTGCTGGCCCTACAGGCGTAGAATTATCTGGAGCTTTTGCCGAGTTCAAAAATGGAGTTCTTGAAAATGATTACCCAGATCTTAATCCAGATTTCATGGAAATCCATCTGTTGGATGGTGAAGATCGAGTGTTGTCTGCTTTCAGTAAAAAAGCTTCCGCGAAAGCGGAAAAATACCTGAAAGAATTGGGAGTACAAATCCATTTGAATGAATTAGTGACGGATTATAACGATGACATTGTGAGCACTAAAAGCGGGATGGAGTTGGAAACCGCCACCTTTATATGGAGTGCTGGCGTTACAGGTGCTCACCCAAAGGGGTTTTCAGAAACCGCAATATCAGAAAAGGGCAATCGTCTGATAGTGGATCGTTTCAATAAAGTGAAAGGCACTGATAATGTGTATGCTGTAGGTGATATTGCTCAAATGAAGACAGATGATTTCCCTCACGGGCATCCTCAAGTAGCACAACCTGCCATACAGCAAGGGAAAAACCTAGCAAAGAATCTCATAAGGATGTCTGAGGGCAAAGAAATGAAGCCGTTCTCTTATTTTGACAAAGGATCGATGGCTACCGTGGGTCGTAATCGAGCGGTAGCAGATATAGGTAAGTTCACTTTGGGAGGATTCATGGCTTGGTTCGCTTGGTTGGGAGTGCATTTGTACTTTCTGGTAGGAGTTCGCAACCGGATTGTGGTGTTCTTGAATTGGACTTATAACTATTTCAATTTTGATAGAGCAGCACGTTTGATCATTAGACCCTATAAAAAGAGCAATCAAGAGCCTAAACCGGTAAGCGAAATTGCCGATTCATAG